A stretch of Arachis hypogaea cultivar Tifrunner chromosome 15, arahy.Tifrunner.gnm2.J5K5, whole genome shotgun sequence DNA encodes these proteins:
- the LOC112750937 gene encoding uncharacterized protein, protein MGGVGNRTKADKIERTISAELAHSLKLRQQRKCESLKCCHPQPQGSLSFLVHEAVDSFTCMLSVRRTPPIIQFNKILGSLSKTKHFHAAVSLFQQLQARGIAPSIVTLSILINCCFGMGRMTLAFSVLAKIFRMDFQPDTVTMTTILKGLCLCGSVEKAVHFHDRVLAHGFHFDQVTYGTLINGLCKTGHTSAAIQVLRKIPRYGIAPDVFMYSAIIDSLCKDTLVSQAFHLFSEMLAKGISPDVITYNTLIYGLCLADQLKEAVHLLNDMILINVTPNVRTYNTLIDGLCKEGKIKDAKSVLAVMAKHGVKPNVVTYTSLMDGYCLVNQVNKAKYIFNTMTQIRVSPNVQSYSIMINGFCKSKMVDEALNLFEEMRSKNLVPDTVTYNTLFDGLSKSKRISRALELLVEMHDRGQPADVVTYNSLLDGMFKNQQPNEAFMLFNQMKECDIDPDIYTYNIFIDGLCKGGRLIDAKEIFQDLSVKGYRPNVRTYNIIINGLCKEGLFEEALALLSKMEGNGCLPDAVTFETVIRALFEKNENDMAEKLLREMVARGLLN, encoded by the exons ATGGGGGGTGTCGGAAACAGAACCAAAGCTGACAAAATTGAGAGGACTATTTCCGCAGAGTTAGCACACTCCCTCAAACTTAGACAACAGCGAAAGTGCGAATCACTAAAATGTTGTCATCCTCAACCTCAAGGATCACTTTCATTTCTAG TTCATGAAGCTGTTGATTCCTTCACTTGCATGCTCTCTGTGCGTCGTACTCCTCCCATCATCCAATTTAACAAGATTTTGGGATCCCTTTCCAAGACGAAGCATTTCCACGCCGCCGTTTCCCTTTTTCAGCAATTGCAAGCCAGAGGAATCGCGCCCAGCATAGTTACTTTGAGCATCTTAATCAATTGTTGTTTCGGCATGGGTCGTATGACGCTTGCTTTCTCTGTATTGGCCAAAATTTTCAGGATGGATTTTCAACCTGATACGGTAACTATGACAACAATCCTGAAAGGTCTCTGTCTCTGCGGTAGTGTTGAAAAAGCAGTGCACTTTCATGACAGAGTGCTGGCTCATGGATTTCACTTCGACCAAGTCACTTATGGGACCTTGATCAATGGGCTCTGTAAGACCGGACACACATCAGCTGCTATTCAAGTGTTGAGAAAGATCCCACGGTATGGCATTGCTCCTGATGTCTTCATGTACAGCGCAATTATTGATAGCCTCTGCAAGGATACACTTGTAAGTCAGGCTTTTCATTTATTCTCTGAAATGCTTGCTAAGGGAATTTCTCCCGATGTTATCACCTACAACACTCTCATTTATGGATTGTGCCTTGCTGATCAACTCAAGGAAGCCGTTCATTTGCTAAATGATATGATTCTCATAAACGTTACTCCAAATGTTCGTACCTATAATACTTTGATTGATGGGCTATGCAAGGAAGGAAAGATCAAAGATGCTAAGAGTGTATTGGCTGTAATGGCAAAACATGGTGTGAAACCAAATGTGGTTACTTATACCAGCTTAATGGATGGTTATTGTTTGGTTAATCAGGTAAATAAGGCAAAATATATATTCAACACAATGACCCAAATTAGAGTGTCACCCAATGTTCAAAGTTACAGTATCATGATTAATGGCTTCTGCAAAAGTAAAATGGTCGATGAAGCCTTGAATCTCTTTGAAGAAATGCGTAGCAAGAACTTGGTTCCAGACACGGTAACTTACAACACTCTTTTTGATGGCttgagcaaatcaaagagaatctCCCGTGCTTTGGAGCTTCTTGTCGAGATGCATGATAGAGGTCAACCCGCTGATGTAGTCACTTACAATTCATTGTTGGATGGGATGTTCAAAAACCAACAACCTAACGAGGCTTTTATGTTATTCAATCAAATGAAAGAGTGTGACATTGATCCAGATATATACACTTACAATATATTTATAGACGGCCTATGCAAAGGTGGAAGACTTATAGATGCAAAAGAGATTTTTCAAGATCTTTCCGTTAAAGGCTATCGTCCAAATGTGAGGACATACAATATTATTATCAATGGGCTCTGCAAAGAGGGCTTGTTTGAAGAAGCATTGGCACTCTTGTCAAAAATGGAAGGCAATGGTTGCTTACCAGATGCTGTGACTTTTGAAACTGTTATCCGTGCTTTgtttgaaaaaaatgagaatgacATGGCGGAGAAACTTCTTCGGGAAATGGTTGCTAGAGGCTTATTGAATTGA